The genomic stretch GGGGCTCTGGGCCCACTTAAAACTACAAAAGGAAGAGTGTACCTGTTCCTGCCATATTAACAACCGTTCACACCGCTGGGGCCAGGGGCCGCACACTGGGTTATTCATTAACATGTTTCCAGGGCTGGTGAACAATGGAAGCTTTTATTACCCAGCAAGTAGCACTTTTCCACTTGACTAGATCGCACCACTTAGCAATAAAAGGGACAGCCCATCCCCACCAGGGCTGCCCATATCTCTCCGTCTGGCAGCCCTGAGGGACCAGTGAAGCACCAGAGGCCCAGTGACCTGGAGGTGACGGCCAGCTTTTAACTGACATGTCTGTACCTGACAAGCGGTTATTGCTTTGCAGGAGATGTTTAGCAGTGCACAGATTTGAAAATCGGGGAAGGAGCTAATGTTTTTGGAACCCCTCTTACGCGCCGGGCTGTTTCATGTGGGGTCACGGGGCCGGGAACAGTGCCCAGAACACAGTAGGtgttctgttaatattttttgaagaaggaattccctggtggtccagtggttaagactccgcgcttccactgcagggggcgcagtttCGATCCCCGatagggaaactaagatcccacatgctatgtgGTGCGgccaatctataaaaataaaaaaatatttttgtagaatGAACATAGTTgggcaggtattattatcctcatgtcacacatagagacacagagaggtcaagCCCCTTGGCTTGAGGTCAAGAGacgccaccgaaatgagaagcccgtgctcgccgcaactagagaaagccggcgcacagcaagaaagacccaacgcagacaaaaataaataaataaataaataaataaataaaatttatttatttaaaaaaaaaaagccacatagcATTGCCTCCGCCGTGGTCACAAGCTCCCACTCAAATTCAAGGGCAGGGCCCCTGCTCTCCACGGGCGGAGGACAAATTATACGAAGAGCTTACGGGCTGGGCGCTGTCATTGCAACATGCCGTCTGCCTCAGCTAACAAGTGGATGGAGGGGCTGAGTGTGGAGCCAGGTGTGTGCAACTCCAGACCCCTCTAGGGAACACCCTGCACGTCGGGTGTCAAGGCCAGGTGTGACCTGAGCCCCAGTCGGAGCCTGGCGACCCCTGGCCAGCGGGGCCTGGCCAATCCGGTCTGACCAGAACAATCCCCAGGGTCCTGCCTGAGCACCAGGACAGAGCCGGTGGAACTGCGCACTGGACTGCGGCTAGGGGGACGCGAGCCTGGGCAGCCGGCTGTCGTCTGGCCACCGTTACCCGCCCCAGAGCGCAGCCAGCAGACCCAAGAGCAAGGAGAATTCATCCAAATCCTAATAACATCATCTGGTCCCTGGATCAACCCTTGCCTGAAACTAAGAGATAGCTGATCTTTCCACTTTAACAAATTCTGCTGTCAAAGTGTAATTTTCAAAAGGCTTTCAGCCAAATATATACTGAGCACATGTCAGAATTTTATCTCACCCGTTAATAAGGGAACGAGTCTAGATGGCAAGGCTGGTTCAAAGAAGAATGTCAAACCCTGACGGATCCACGTGCAGTCAGAGGAGAAGGAGCTCGGGAACGAGACTGCTGAGCTGGGCTCAGGAGCTAATGTCTAACATTGATGTCAGGTTAATGTCTTAACAGGACAATAAAGCCACAACCTTGGTTGTCTTCTCCGCCAGACAGAAGTCGTCTGCATGTTTATGGGGGAAAATCACCTGCACTTTTCCTATTTTCCGCAAGGTAACCTCCAGCTTCGCGGCACCTGGGCCTGGCACCTGGGCCTGGTCGATAATAAACGGCAAGTCAGAGAAAGCAACCCTCCCGGGCCGAGCGACACCCGGCAGGCTGGTTAGACAGTGACCCTGTGAAGGGACACATGTCACCCATTTGCCTTGTTTCTGCGAGTGGGGTAATTTTCTGAACTCTGCTTCCACggtgtcctggggctgccctAACGGGACCACAGCCTAGGGGGCTGAAAACACCGCCAACTCACACCCTGTCAGCTCCGGAGGCTGGTGTCGCAGGGCCATCTCCCAACGGCGCTCCGGCGGAGGGGGGGTCCTTCCTGCCCCTTTCAGCTTCTGGGGCTCccacgttccttggcttgtggccgtgGCCTGCACCTCTGCCTCTGTCACCACGCGAGGGGCAGGATGACCTCTCTAAAGACCCTCCCTCCAAACGAGGTcctattctgaggttctgggtggatgTGAATGTTGGGGGGACGCCCTTCGACCCAGTGCCCTGCTCCAGccagtttggggttttttccctatGAAGAGTCCCACCGGGCACAGAACCCTAGGGTTCAGGTGCATGCGATGCAGAGGCAGGCCCCACACAGGGGGCTGGGGGGGCCCTCCTGGACCCCAGGGTGTGGGCGCCACCTCAAAGTTCAGGGGTCACGAGCTTGAAAAATCATTCTTGTTGCCGAGAAAAGGGACCGGCTGGCCTGGAGCAGAGCTCAGGAGACCCCCCCAGCATTTGGTGTCAGATATCGGGGGACAGGAAATGAAGGCGCGGCGGAGACCAGGGACACCCGGAGGTGGCGGCTCCCCCTGGCGCCCTGCAGATGCGGGGGCAGGAGGGGCCTCGCCTGGGGTGTGGGGCGCCGGGGGTGCAGCCACTTCCCCGGGCGGGAACGTTGCCGGATCTGACGAGGAGCAACCCCTTGGCTCAGGTCGCGCTGCCAGGAAGTCATCTTACAGCGACCGTGCAGCTGTGCACAGGGACGGGCACACaggcctttttattttatttcttataaatttatttatttatttacttttgggctgcgttgggtcttcgttactacatgcgggctttctctagttgcggcgagcgggggctactcttcattgcggtgcgcgggcttctcattgtggtggcttctcttgttgcagagcatgggctctaggtgtgtgggcttcagtagttgtggcttgtgggctcagtagttgtggctcgcgggctttagagcgcaggctcagtagctgtggcgcacgggcttagttgctccgcggcatgcgggatcttcccggcccagggctcgaacccgtgtcccctgcgttggcaggcagattcgtaaccactgtgccaccagggaagtcccacacaggCATTTTTAGCAGGAGTTTCGTAAGGGCCTGAGACGGACCGACAGACAGGCAGGCCCAACCCAGCAACGAGGCAGCAGTTACGCAGTGGGAAAGAGGCCCCTGCTTGGTCCTGGCCACATCgttaccataaaaataaaatgcagagacTTTGGTTGATGGAGACGTTCACTGTCCTGAACGTGGCAAAGGTTCCCTGGGTGTCTACGCATCTCAGCTCATCCAACTGTACGCTTTTACATGCGCCGTTTACCGTACGTGAataaacttgttaaaaaaaaaaaaaagcgtgtaCACAACAGGGTGCATCTCTGAAGGATGCACAAGGAAGTGGTACGTCGGGAGGTGCTCACCTTGCTGAGGGACTTGGTGGACTTCCGGACTCTTCGCTGGTGTGTCTGTCGCCTACTGGAATGGACAAATATCCAAACTAATACCTACATTCATCAAAGAGTCTGTGTGGGATGTTGTAGTGGCTTCACTGGTGGCCCCACAAGAGACGTACCCGCCTGGCCTTGGCAGGTGTCACAAAGGGAAGGGTCTCCAGACGAGGCCATCCTGGATGAGGGCCGGCCGAGGGGCGCCAGCTGCCCTCTGGAGCGGGGAGACAGGACCCCGCCTTGCTCcgagccagccctgcccacacccaccGCGCAGCTGAGGACACGCTCCCGCTGTGTGAACGCCCGTCTCCTGCGGCCCCGGGACCTCACGCAGGCGCAGCCTGTGACACAGGCCGCTGGGAGGCTGGCAGGACCCTTTccgggggccggggcgggggcgaGGGGGGCCGGTAGGCGCAGCAGCTCTTTCTAGGAGTTTGTCTGCGAAAGGAGTGGAGCGTGAGGGAGGGATTTTACTATTGTCGTTGCTGTTATTTCAGGGTGCGGGGCGGGGGGAAGGCGCTAGGTGAGCTGAGGAAAGGCGGCAGGGGGCTGGTGGTGCTGGGAGAGATGCCCGCAGGCCCTGCCGGCGCCGCCTGTGGCGACTGCCGGGCTCGGGGCCCCGGGACGCTGCAGACAGAGCAGCGCGGGCCCCCCAGGGGACGGGCCCCGGAAAGCTCAGAAGGGACCCTTTGAGAGCCATCCACCTCCCCTGTCCCAGACTCTTCTAgaaccttgcccctcccccatccattcCCCCTTACCTTGGCTCCCCTCCTCCAAGGGTGACTCCAAGGCTAGGTCACAGGTCATGGCCTCTGTCTCTCGAATACTCACTCTTGAAGCCTAAAAACACaagtcccacccccagccccccgccgGGTTCCAGAGGCCAGAGGCCCGAGCCAGCTCCCCGGCCCCGCCGGCCCCTGTCCTCCCAGGGGGCCCTGTGATTCCCCCAGGATAATCTCCTGCCCTGTGGTCGGAGGGCGATGGCCAGCAGCCCCAGGCCATCTTCCACCGAATCCCTTCGCTGGGACCCGACACACTCACGTCCTGGGGCCTCACTGCCGACCTCCCTGCTCCGCCCCGCCCGTGACCTTCCCCCGCTGCGCACCCCGCGCTGGACGGGGCGCCTCCCAGCTGAGCCTGCTTCGGGGTGACCCCGCCAGGCTGTCGGGGGCTGGAGCCGTGCAGGACAGACGCCGCTCTCCCGGGACCGGTCCCGACACGTCCTCTCCAGCGGCACTGTCTGACTGCGGGGGCCGCCAGCTCCCCGGGGCCCGACCTCGCCGACCTGGAGGGGGAGGCCCCCCACAGGGACCCTGCGTCAGTCCCCAGCGCCTCGGCCACACTGCCCTCCCACCACGAGCGTCCTTCCCGCTCGGCCGCCCGGGCGGGGCTCCCGTGGCCATGACCTGGGCCTTCCCAGCGCCCCTTCCGGCTCAGACCTCCAGGCTCTGCACAGGCTGTTCCCTCACGAGAAGGCCCTTCCTCCTGTGACCCACCTCTCCAGCTCCGACACCCAAGGCACTTCCCGTGGCAAAGTCGCTGCCACACGGGGAGGGCCCTTTTAGGATCCCCGTGCCACCAGTTTTTGTAGCCCTAGCTCCTGGCTGAGCCTGGTGCACGCGGGCACTCAGTCAATGCACACTGGACTAATTAAGTGAACTGTCCCGGGCGTACAGGAGCCCCAGCCTATGCACCCAGTAGGGGGCTTGGTACCGGCCGCTCAGCCCGAATGATCCGGAGACCTAGCAGTCAGGGAGGGGTCCTCCCTCACTGCAGCCCCACGGCTGTGCATCTGGACGGTGTGCCTGTGAGGTAGTGAGCACCCGGTCACGGGAGGTGTGCAAATCGGGGCTCAGAGTGGGTAAGGGCCCTCAGGCTGCCTTGGCTCTGGGGTTTGCGTAGGGGTACGCGTGGCGCCCCAGGAGACAGGGCCCGGGGCGAGGGGCCCAGGGGCGCGGATGGGGTCCCCGCAGCCTCGTGTTGGGAGGAGGCCCAGAGCAGGCCCAGCCACTCCTGGCACCAGCAGCCCTCCCGCCCCTCAGAGCTCGTTTCCCAAACAGCACCGCCTCCCCTCCCAGCTGGGCCGCCAGGGTTTAGCAGGCCACAGTGCAGCCTGGCCGCCGGTCGCTCAGCCCGGCCCTGCCTGCGGGGTGGCCCCTCTGAGCAACCCACCGCCTCCCCGAACCCCCGCCTCGTCCCGGCGCGGCCAGGGCCTCCTGCCTGGGTGACAGGGCTCGAAAAGCCACCAAGGAGCAGACCGCCGCTCGGGCGAGCTCTCCGCCGGGGCCTCTGAAGTCCCAGGATCTGAGGCGTTTGCTGTGCAAACCTCGTGAGCTGCTCCACTCCTGGTGTCCCCCCCTGGCCCCAGGCAGAGAGGAGCTGGGTGGACACAGGTGGTGGTGGGTTTGGAAGAGGCCGAGGGGTCCTTCAGAGGGAGGCTCAGAGCCTGGGGAGGACGGGGCCCAGGGCCCCTGAGCCCCGGTTCTGATGGGGAGACCGGGCAAAGGCCGAGACATGTGGGGAGCACACTGGCCGCCATGCTGTGCGCTCCCCAGCGAGGCGAAGCCCCCAGCGGCCCCCGGCCCCACCAGCCCCCTGCCACAGACTCGACCTCATAGACCACGCATGCCTGTGGCTTTAAGCCGCCTGGCTGTCCCCTGCGAACTGCTCATTCCACATTcttggggtggtggggtgggtggggtgcgGCACGCCCTCCCGGGAGGCCTGTAAGGTGCAGGGCGGGTGGCGCCCCGGGAGGGGAGCTGGGGCCTCGCCACCCGCCGTCCTCACggccctgctgctgctggggCTTGGGGGGCTCCTCCGCACCTgcacccacaccccctccccggccccccgCTGCCCCTCATCGGGAACCTACATTTGCTGCGTGTGTCACAGCAGGACCAGTCGCTGAGGGAGGTAGGTCAGGGCGGACACGTCCTCAGCTGGGCTCTGCGCCTGGGCCCGGGGCCTGGCCCCTGCCAGCCCTGAAggcaccccagccccacctcggGAAAGCTGAGCCCCCAATTTCCAGGACCCCTGTGGGGTGGAAGGTTCGTGCCCAGCCTGATGCTGGGCCGACAGGGGACATAGGGGGCCCAAGTGCCCGCGTCGCCTCGGGGAAAAGACATTCCACCCCACAGGGAAACAGATGGGCGGGCCAAGGAGCAGGGGGCCAGGAGTGGCAGGCCCGGAGGGCTCACTGGAGAAGGCAGCCTTTGATGAGTGCCTGCAGGAGGGCCAGGCGGCAGAGGTCTGGCGATGGAAAGGACCAGGACCAGCGCAAAGATGTGCCCGTGGGCCCCGTGGGACGCCTGCTGGGTGCGGCTCCTCCCACCTGGGCTGGAGGCTGAACACCCTCGCCCACCTCGAGCCGGTGAAGCAGAGGTACAGGCCCGGCCCCGCCCTCGAGGGCCATCCAGccaacccccccccgccccccactgagCTCCAGCTCCCATGATCACTTGGCTGAGGTGCTTCCAGGACCCACCCATGAGGCTGCCTCGTGGCCCCCAAGCCCTGCAGGTGGGTGGGGAGCCGTGACGACCCGCGAAGTCAGGCTGCAGGCACCACGGTTCTCAGGCCCTGTGCCCAGTGCCGGGCCCCGGAGGCCACCGTCTGCACGCCGGTGGCAGAGCGGGCAGTGGACAGGAGTGGCAGGCCCTGCTCCACCCGTGTGATCCACGGCAACTCACTTCCCgcccccaggcctcagtttccccatctgtaaagtggggagacAACAGCCCTCCCGTCTCAGGCAGGGGCGCTGGGAGGACAGAAGGGAGGGGGCACACACAGAGGCCCAGGGGCCTCCCTGAGTCCTCCACATATGGGCGGGCGGGGCCTGAGGGGCTCCCAGGggacctgggggtggggcagcaggCTGATACCTGCCCGTCCTGGCAGCTCGCGCAACAGTACGGGCCGGCGTTCACCGTCCATCTGGGGCGCCAAAAGACGGTGGTGCTGACCGGCTACGAGGCGGTGAGGGAGGCCCTGCTGGGCACCGGACAGGAGCTGGCCGGCCGGCCCCCCATCGCCATCTTCCAGCTCATCCAGGGAGGCGGGGGTAGGTGTGTGGCGGGGTGAGGGGGCTTCCGCCAGGTGGAGAGGGGCCAAGGAGAAGGGTCAGTCCCCTTACCTCTGGCAGCTGGGGGAGTGCTCCCAGTGTGGCCCAGGGGGAGCGCCAGGGTGTCCACGTGGCAGGCTGGGCGCACCGGGGACCAGGGCACACCAGAAAGGGCAGGGCCAGCCGAGGCCAGCTCCAGGGgccaggcttgggggagggagtgAGGCCCCAGCCAGGCCCCCGCCCCGTCGGTCAGCCCCCCGTTGCTCCCTCCTGCATCACCTGGGCTGCTCACGGGGGTGTCAGGCCCGCAGGCATCTTCTTCTCCTCCGGGACGCGGTGGAGGGCCACCCGCCGGCTCACCACACGCACCCTCCACGGTCTGGGCGTGGGGAGGGCGCCCGTGGCCGACAAGGTCCTGCAGGAGCCGAGGTGCCTCACGGCACAGCTGCACAGCGACGGAGGTGAGTGGGGGCCCGTCagctctgaggcctctctccacGCCCAAGCCGGCCCTTCCCGCTGGCCCTGCTCGGCTGGGCTCCCTCCAGCATCACCTTCATGCTCCTCTTCGGCCAACGGTTCGACTGCTGGGATCCCGTGTTCGTGTCCCTGCTGGGCCTCATCGACGAGGTCATGGTCCTCTTGGGGACGCCCAGCCTGCAGGTGAGAGGTCGCTGCTCCCAGCttggtgggtgggggcagggagagctgAGCTGCCGCCTCGGGGGAGCAGCACGGCAGGCCCCAGGCGCGCGCTTCCACCGGCCACGTGACCCCAGGCCGGCCCCCTGTGCTCCTGGGAAACGAGGGGCAGGGGTCCTCGCCTCCTCCTCCACACCTTCCGTCAGTAATAGAGGCATCTGCTCAGAGGTGCGGGTGGGACCTGGGCATTTCTTCCCCGGATATGGGGCTCGATgcaccccaggcccccagcccttGCACCCGGGGTCCTCCTGCAGGGTCCGGAATCACGGGGATCAGTCCTGATTCTCAGAACCCCCAGGGCTGTgtgcatttcattcttttccagaatgtaaactgttctcatttgtaGCCACCATTACCAGTTTTAACCATAACGTGCTTAGGCACGCACGCTGAGGTGGGGTACACACGTAAGCTGGCACGTGGCTCACGTGTACTTTTCAGGCCCATCTCTCCAGGACCCGAGCCCGTGGGCGTGGGGCGGGCACTCATGGCTTGGGTCCTGATTCTAAGTCATCCCTCGCGGCTGGAGGAGGCTCGGACGGGCAGGAAGACTTGGCCTCCGCCTGAGAGCAGCCTGGCCGAGTCCCTCCCCCAGGAGGACGGAGGCCAGAGAGTCGGGGGCTCCAGGGAGACAGAATGTTCCACGGCCTTCCGTGCGTATGCCCCGTGTGATGGCTCACATTCTGGGGGACACGGTGGTGCGAGTGTAGCCAGAGGGCGGCTGACAGCCGTGTCAGACAGGCTGTGCCGTGAGCCCCGTTTCACGACGTCGTGAGCTGAAACTCTGAAGTTTGCaagtcccctttttttttttaatgacccagCACATTCAAAGTTATTTCCACAGCGGCAGCCCTCgcccttctccctcttccccgcTTTGGTGGGTGGGGAGCGGGGGGCTGGGATGGCAGGCTCCTGCTATGACTTGCACGGACCCCCAGGGGTGTTATCTGTCCAGCGGCCCCTCCTTCCTGCACTCAGGTGGACGACTTCATCAGAGCCCCTGGGGCTGCTGGTCCCAatgggagggtgagggaggggccccGCGAGCAGGGAGTGGGTGCCCCCTTGTGGCACCTCTACCCGGGGTCTGGGGCTGCGCCAGGGGCCCTGGACAGGCGAGCACACCTGCCGGAGTACGGATCTGCCCCTCACCAGGTGGGGCTGTGGCGCCTGTGCCCTCACCCCCCCACCACGCTGtcttgccccctgcccccagctgttCAACATCTACCCTTGGCTCGGGGCCCACCTCCAGCTGCACCGGCCCATCCTGCGGAAGGTGGAGGCGGTGCGGGCCATCCTGAGGACCCTCCTGGAGGCACGGCGGCCCCCCGCGCCTGGGCGGGGGCCGGTGCGGAGCTACCTGGACGCCCTGATCCAGCAGGGCCAGGTGTGGGCGAGACCCACCCCACCACCCAAGAGGCCTGGGGGGCACCCGGGGCCCCACccaggaggagaggggctggggagggagccaTGCTGGCCCTACGCCATACTGCTCCACCTCCTGGCGGGGGgggggcctctctgagcctcagtctccttatctgtgaaatggggtggtTGGGAGGCCGCGGTGAACCCAGAATGTCGTAGGTGCTCGGTGGATCCTGGCGCTATCCTTCCCGCCAGGCCTCTGTCTTCTATGCCTTTCTTGAGCCTGGGGCTGGGTTGGGGGGGTCCACGGAGACAGcctccagctgagcccagccccacccacctctgCAGGGGAAAGACCCCGAGGGCCTGTTTGCCGAGGCCAACGTGGTGGCCTGTGCCCTGGACATGGTCATGGCTGGCACGGAGACCACGTCCGCCACGCTGCAGTGGGCTGCCCTCCTGATGGGCAAGCACCCCAGCGTGCAGGGTGAGCCCGTGAGCCCGTTCCCGCAGGGCCCAGGACCGAGGGGCAGAGGCTCCCCGGGACGCTGGCGCCCACCCTCTTGCCCGCAGGCCGGGTGGAGGAGGAGCTGGACCGAGTGCTGGGGCCTGGGCGGCCCCCCCGGCTGGAGGACCAGCGCTCCCTGCCCTACACCAACGCCGTGCTGCACGAGGTCCAGCACTTCATCACACTGCTGCCCCACGTGCCGCGGTGCACGGCCTCCGACACCCAGCTGGGGGGCTACCTGCTCCCCAAGGTGGGAGGGCCAGGCCCCCCCCCCCGACCTGTTCCTCTCGTTTAGGGCGGATGGGGCTGGGGGTCTCAGGGACTCAGGTGCCTGATGCCAGGGCTCCCCGTAGGAGGCAGGAGACGGGCTCATCGGGCGCAGCCCTCGGCCTCACAGCCCCTCACAGCAGACCCGGGGCCGCACCACGGGGGTCACCTGGGGCTAAGCACGAACCCCCAGCAGACCCctgccaggccccgccccgcctTCCCACCCCCCGCAGGGCCCCCTCCCCGTGCTCCCCGCCTGCGGCCGCCTGGGTGGACGGGGCGTCCATCCGCCCACCTGCCGCCCCTCACAGGGCACGCCTGTGGTGCCCCTCCTGAGCTCCGTGCTCCTGGACAAGACGCAGCGGGAGACCCCCCGCCAGCTCAGCCCGGGCCACTTCCTGGACGCCGACGGGCGCTTCGTGAAGTGGGCGGCCTTCCTGCCTTTTTCCGCAGGTACCGCAGCCCCGCGGGCGGCGGCCTGGTCCCCGGGGCCTCGAGAGCTCAGGGTCCCCAGCCCGCAgggctccccccgccccgccacggCCTCCGGCACCCACCCCGCACCCCGCGTCCCCTGCAGGCTGCCGCGTCTGCGTGGGGGAGAGCCTGGCCAGGTCGGCGCTGTTCCTACTGTTCGCAGGCCTCCTGCAGCGGTACCGCCTGCTGCCCCCGCCCGGCCTCAGCGCCGCCACCCTGGACACCACGCCCGCCCTGGCCTTCACCACGCGGCCGCCGGCCCAGGCCCTGTGTGCGGTGCCCAGGCTGCAGGGCGCTGACCACGAGAGGCCTGGCCTGACTACGGGACAATGTCCCAGGGCCGGGGAGCGTCTGAGTCACTCCCGGCTTGCGGTGCTCGGCCGGTGATGGAGACAGGACGGAAGGATGGATGGCTCCCCCCACTGGACTCTCTGCCGTGGCCGCCACAGGCTGTGAATCCCACCCCCGGCCTGAGAGCCCCACCCAGGCCtgagcccctcctccctctcccaggccCTACACCACAGGGCAGAGCTgggttccctcctccctccatccctacGGCCCGGGGAATCGCCGCTGCCTGTCTGCACCCGGGCCCCTGCAGACCCTCCAGGGCGTCCCCCCCCCCCAACGGGTGCAGCAgcccctcccaggcctcccctgggCTCCCCGCTGCTCCGTCTCCTGCATCCCCCTCCACACTGCCCCCATCTGGTTCTCTGGCAGGGCCAGCGTTGCCAGACAACACCTGCCAGGCACAGAGGTGCCACCCACCTGCAGCTGGGGATGCAGGCAGATGGCAGGGGCTGCTGGGCCCCGGGATGACGTCCACCCAGAGGCCAGCCTCAGACCAGCGTTCCCGCTTGCTCTGTGCcgtgccaggccctgccctgggtCCAGTGGGTCTCCTGCAGACCCCACCCCGTTCTCAGAGGTCCTGGGCACCGTGCCCAGGCAGCACTCTGCCCCTGGAGCCACCACAGAGACGCCCTTAGCAGAAGACAAGCTAGTTGAGGGACAGCAGCCGCCCAGAGGGCGACAGCGGGGCTTAGGTGGGAAGGATGAGTAGCAGTTTGCAGGGAGGCCGCCTCCACAAGCCTTTTCTCTGGTCCATTCTGACCCCCCACTCCTCTTCCACATCTGCCCCCAGACCCTCCCCATGAACCGGCTCCTCGCCTCTGGGTGGAGGTCACCTGTCTGAGGAAGAGCACACAGAGGGGCCCGCTGGCAGTGGGTGGAGGGCCAGGGCCCGGGACGTGGCAGGAGGTTAGCGATGCTGGCAGATTCTGCACCAAGTGCCGAGATCACACCGATGCCTTCCCAACACCTTCTCCACGAGCTGGATGGGGGCAAACAAGCCGTGGCTTCCGCCCTCCTGGAGCTCGGAGCTTGCCGACTGGACCAGAGGGAGGCACAGGGCTGGGGGCACACAGGAAAAGGCCCTGTTCCCAGCGGGGGACCAGaggg from Balaenoptera acutorostrata chromosome 15, mBalAcu1.1, whole genome shotgun sequence encodes the following:
- the LOC103006468 gene encoding cytochrome P450 2W1, with amino-acid sequence MPVALSRLAVPCELLIPHSWGGRVAPREGSWGLATRRPHGPAAAGAWGAPPHLHPHPLPGPPLPLIGNLHLLRVSQQDQSLRELAQQYGPAFTVHLGRQKTVVLTGYEAVREALLGTGQELAGRPPIAIFQLIQGGGGIFFSSGTRWRATRRLTTRTLHGLGVGRAPVADKVLQEPRCLTAQLHSDGGDRPFPLALLGWAPSSITFMLLFGQRFDCWDPVFVSLLGLIDEVMVLLGTPSLQLFNIYPWLGAHLQLHRPILRKVEAVRAILRTLLEARRPPAPGRGPVRSYLDALIQQGQGKDPEGLFAEANVVACALDMVMAGTETTSATLQWAALLMGKHPSVQGRVEEELDRVLGPGRPPRLEDQRSLPYTNAVLHEVQHFITLLPHVPRCTASDTQLGGYLLPKGTPVVPLLSSVLLDKTQRETPRQLSPGHFLDADGRFVKWAAFLPFSAGCRVCVGESLARSALFLLFAGLLQRYRLLPPPGLSAATLDTTPALAFTTRPPAQALCAVPRLQGADHERPGLTTGQCPRAGERLSHSRLAVLGR